Part of the Sinomonas atrocyanea genome is shown below.
CGCGTGCAACCCGCACACGCCCGAGGAGGGCCACAACACCATCACGGTCGCCGCCGGCGTCGACGTGAACTTCCTCGCCCCCGCCCACGAGGGCGAGCTCATCACGGCCGTCGCCGCCCGCCGGGCCAACGCCGGCCGCAGCGGCCTCTACGACATCCAGGTCTTCGCCTCCCCCGCGGACACCCCCCACACGGCGGAGGCCCCCGGCCGCCTCGTGGTCGAGTTCCGCGGCCGGTCCCGGACCATCCCCCAGCGCTAGCCGGGCCGCTCGGCCCGGCGGCAGAGCACGACGGCGCGTGGCCGCCGTCGTGCGCCGCGGACCGCCGCTCCCCCCGCACCGACCCCGCCCCTCCCCAGCCGACAACGAAGTGAGCACCGCAGTGACCCAGACCGCATCCGCCCCCGAGACACCCACCGCCTCAGCCTTCGGCCCCGCCGTCCTCGACGCCGAGGAGACGATGAGCCGCGACGAGATCGAGGCCCTGCAGCTGACCCGCCTCAAGGAGACGGTCAAGTACGCCTACGAGCGCGTGCCCCACTACACGCGCAAGTTCGACGAGGCCGGGGTCCGCCCCGAGGACCTCAAGGAGCTCGACGACCTCGCCAAGTTCCCGTACACCACGAAGGAGGACCTCCGCGAGGAGTACCCGTTCGGCATGTTCGCCGTGCCGATGAACCAGGTCACCCGCATCCACGCCTCCTCCGGCACCACGGGCCGCCCCACCGTGGTCGGGTACACGAAGCAGGACCTCGACACCTGGGCCACGATCGTGGCGCGCTGCTTCCGCGCGGCCGGCGTGCGCCCCGGGATGAAGGTCCACAACGCCTACGGCTACGGCCTCTTCACCGGCGGCCTCGGCGCGCACTCGGGCATCGAGAAGCTCGGCGCCACGGTCATCCCGATGTCCGGCGGCCAGACAGAGAAGCAGATCCAGCTCATCGAGGACTTCGCCCCGGACGCCATCTGCTGCACGCCGACCTACCTGCTCACCATCGGCGACGCGATGCTGCACAAGGGCCTCGACCCCCGCAAGACCTCGCTCAAGTACGCCGTGCTCGGCGCCGAGCCATGGACCAACGAGATGCGCGCCGAGCTCGAGGAGATGTTCGGCCTCAAGGCC
Proteins encoded:
- a CDS encoding hotdog fold thioesterase; this encodes MSEAAPAHTLAHPILTDDYATEWMGLSVLDLGDGTATVSTTLRREMLNGFGIAHGGMLFAIADSAFALACNPHTPEEGHNTITVAAGVDVNFLAPAHEGELITAVAARRANAGRSGLYDIQVFASPADTPHTAEAPGRLVVEFRGRSRTIPQR
- the paaK gene encoding phenylacetate--CoA ligase PaaK, producing MSRDEIEALQLTRLKETVKYAYERVPHYTRKFDEAGVRPEDLKELDDLAKFPYTTKEDLREEYPFGMFAVPMNQVTRIHASSGTTGRPTVVGYTKQDLDTWATIVARCFRAAGVRPGMKVHNAYGYGLFTGGLGAHSGIEKLGATVIPMSGGQTEKQIQLIEDFAPDAICCTPTYLLTIGDAMLHKGLDPRKTSLKYAVLGAEPWTNEMRAELEEMFGLKASDIYGLSEVMGPGVAGESVETQDGSHIWEDHFRPEIVDPFDLTKTKADGETGELVFTSLTKQALPIIRYRTKDLSTLLPGTARPGHRRMGRISGRTDDMIILRGVNLFPSQIEEIALRIPELSPHFQLVLTRPEGRRMDELTVRIEPRDGTTPEQRDAAGATLRQQIKIHIGSSCRIDVVEPGSLERSNGKLRRIYDLREKQA